Proteins encoded within one genomic window of Myxococcus virescens:
- a CDS encoding GMC family oxidoreductase produces MALDCDWLIIGSGFGGSVSALRLTEKGYRVLVLEKGRRLRAPDFPKTNWELKRWLWMPTLGWRGLFEMSFFRHVTVLSGVGVGGGSLVYANTLPIPRDDFFQASSWGHLAAWKEELAPHYTTARRMLGATPNPLRTVPDRVLQDVGTDLGRTDFQPTTVAVYFGEPGVTVKDPYFNGEGPDRTGCTACGGCMLGCRFDAKNTLDKNYLHLAERRGLTLHADTEVTWVRPLPDGGYEVEALQGARRFFRKKVRFTAKHVVFAGGVLGTLDLLLKLKASPDGLPRLSDRLGDGVRTNSEALVGVVSGRKGQDLSRGIAIGSILHTDAQSHLEPVRYSAGSGFFRLLMAPQVSGATMLQRFVRLVGLLVRHPLRFLKAWFVPDFARRTMILLYMRTLEGHLRMTRSRRLGLSTALQEGPAPSANMPEAFDLARRVADKLDGYPMTIVSETLLGIPTTAHILGGCCMGDSAETGVIDSRHRVFGHEGLYVVDGSAISANPGVNPSLTITALAERAMTFIPAARTAPRDEVASPAGPVSSGARAS; encoded by the coding sequence GGTTTGGAGGCAGCGTCAGCGCGCTCCGGCTGACCGAGAAGGGCTACCGCGTCCTGGTGCTGGAGAAGGGGCGGCGCTTGCGCGCCCCGGACTTCCCGAAGACGAACTGGGAGCTGAAGCGCTGGCTCTGGATGCCCACGCTGGGGTGGCGGGGCCTGTTCGAGATGTCGTTCTTCCGCCACGTCACCGTTCTGTCAGGCGTGGGCGTGGGCGGCGGCTCGCTCGTGTACGCCAACACGCTCCCCATCCCCCGGGACGACTTCTTCCAGGCCTCCTCGTGGGGCCACCTCGCCGCGTGGAAGGAGGAGCTGGCGCCGCACTACACCACCGCGCGGCGGATGCTGGGCGCCACGCCGAATCCCCTGCGCACCGTGCCAGACCGGGTGCTCCAGGACGTGGGCACGGACCTGGGCCGCACCGACTTCCAGCCCACCACCGTGGCCGTGTACTTCGGCGAGCCGGGTGTCACCGTGAAGGACCCGTACTTCAACGGTGAGGGACCGGACCGGACGGGTTGCACTGCGTGTGGTGGGTGCATGCTGGGGTGTCGCTTCGACGCCAAGAACACGCTCGACAAGAACTACCTCCACCTGGCGGAGCGGCGCGGCCTCACGCTGCACGCGGACACCGAAGTCACCTGGGTGCGACCGCTGCCAGACGGGGGCTACGAGGTCGAAGCGCTCCAAGGGGCGCGGCGCTTCTTCCGGAAGAAGGTGCGGTTCACCGCGAAGCACGTCGTCTTCGCGGGGGGCGTGCTGGGCACCCTGGACCTGCTGCTCAAGTTGAAGGCGAGCCCGGACGGACTGCCGCGTCTGTCGGACCGGCTGGGAGACGGCGTGCGCACCAACTCCGAGGCGCTCGTGGGGGTGGTGAGCGGCCGCAAGGGGCAGGATTTGTCACGGGGCATCGCCATCGGTTCCATCCTGCACACCGATGCCCAGTCCCACCTGGAGCCGGTGCGCTACTCGGCGGGCTCGGGCTTCTTCCGGTTGCTGATGGCGCCGCAGGTGTCTGGGGCCACGATGCTCCAGCGCTTCGTGCGGCTGGTGGGCCTGCTGGTCCGGCATCCGCTGCGCTTCCTCAAGGCGTGGTTCGTCCCGGACTTCGCGCGGCGGACGATGATTCTGCTCTACATGCGCACCTTGGAAGGGCACCTGCGCATGACGCGCTCGCGGAGGCTGGGGCTGAGCACGGCGCTCCAGGAGGGCCCGGCGCCGAGCGCGAACATGCCGGAGGCGTTCGACCTGGCCCGGCGCGTGGCGGATAAGCTGGATGGCTATCCGATGACCATCGTCAGCGAGACCCTGCTGGGCATTCCGACGACGGCGCACATCCTGGGCGGCTGCTGCATGGGGGACTCGGCGGAGACGGGCGTCATCGACTCACGGCACCGCGTGTTCGGCCATGAGGGGTTGTATGTGGTGGACGGCTCCGCCATCTCCGCCAACCCGGGCGTCAATCCGTCGCTCACGATTACGGCGCTGGCCGAGCGCGCGATGACCTTCATTCCCGCGGCCCGGACGGCGCCGCGGGACGAGGTGGCCTCGCCCGCGGGGCCCGTGTCCTCGGGCGCCCGCGCGAGCTGA